A window from Thiosulfatimonas sediminis encodes these proteins:
- the rsmB gene encoding 16S rRNA (cytosine(967)-C(5))-methyltransferase RsmB — MSSPQTNSGVHTRFVALKMCLNVIEHGRSLSQVLPEGLAQFEDRRERAFVQNLVLGTLRWQFRLMAIRDLLLKKKLKAKDEDVNQLILIGLFQLLYSETANHAAVSETVNVSAKLKKPWAKGLVNGLLRNFMREQESICAAVDLKPAQKYAHPQWFFKAMREAYPDNWQSVLEANNQIAPLTLRNNALQQTRAQLLDILTRAEVAASAHPHCSQGIVLTQSCDISQLPTYHEGGFSVQDAAAQQAAFLLQPRAGERILDACAAPGGKTSHLLESAQGDLDLLALEKEPERLDRLAENLHRLNLQCDYRVGDAGQPQAWWDGRQFDKILLDAPCSATGIIRRHPDIKWHRIPEDIDELVEIQQHILDALWPTLKPGGQMLYATCSVLPQENSEQMRAFLARTADAKLLPLNVTWGWPGSQIGRQILPGQDGMDGFYYCLLHKQNS; from the coding sequence ATGAGTTCACCGCAAACCAACAGCGGCGTACATACCCGTTTCGTTGCTTTAAAAATGTGTTTAAACGTGATTGAACATGGTCGTTCCCTGAGCCAGGTTTTGCCCGAAGGCTTGGCGCAATTTGAAGACCGCCGCGAACGTGCTTTTGTGCAAAATCTGGTGCTCGGCACGCTACGTTGGCAGTTCCGCTTGATGGCCATTCGCGATCTGCTGCTCAAGAAAAAACTCAAAGCGAAAGACGAAGACGTTAACCAACTGATTCTCATCGGTCTGTTTCAATTGCTGTATTCAGAAACTGCAAATCATGCGGCAGTTTCCGAAACCGTCAATGTCAGCGCCAAACTCAAAAAGCCTTGGGCAAAAGGCTTGGTGAACGGTTTATTACGGAACTTCATGCGCGAACAAGAGTCTATTTGCGCCGCCGTGGATCTCAAACCAGCACAAAAATACGCGCATCCCCAATGGTTTTTTAAAGCCATGCGTGAAGCTTACCCAGACAATTGGCAATCGGTATTAGAGGCCAATAACCAAATCGCGCCGCTGACTTTACGTAATAACGCCTTACAACAAACACGCGCACAGCTGCTCGACATTCTCACTCGCGCCGAAGTAGCAGCCAGCGCACATCCGCACTGCTCGCAAGGGATTGTCTTAACGCAAAGTTGCGACATAAGCCAACTACCCACTTATCATGAAGGCGGTTTTAGCGTACAAGATGCCGCCGCACAACAGGCTGCATTCTTACTGCAACCGCGGGCTGGAGAACGAATTTTAGATGCCTGCGCCGCACCAGGCGGTAAAACCAGCCATCTGCTCGAATCAGCGCAAGGCGACTTAGATTTACTGGCTTTAGAAAAAGAGCCCGAACGCTTAGACCGTTTAGCAGAAAACCTGCATCGCCTAAACTTACAGTGCGACTATCGTGTCGGCGATGCTGGGCAACCACAAGCCTGGTGGGACGGTCGTCAGTTCGACAAAATATTGCTTGACGCCCCCTGTTCTGCAACCGGTATTATTCGCCGCCATCCAGACATTAAATGGCACCGTATTCCTGAAGACATTGATGAATTAGTCGAGATTCAACAGCACATTTTGGACGCCCTTTGGCCCACTCTTAAGCCCGGTGGACAGATGCTATATGCCACCTGTTCGGTATTACCGCAAGAAAACAGTGAGCAGATGCGCGCTTTTCTAGCACGCACCGCCGATGCAAAATTGCTGCCATTGAATGTCACATGGGGGTGGCCTGGCAGCCAAATCGGTCGTCAGATTCTTCCCGGCCAAGACGGCATGGACGGTTTCTACTACTGTCTGCTGCACAAGCAAAACAGCTAA
- the fmt gene encoding methionyl-tRNA formyltransferase, whose product MTQPLKIIFAGTPEFSVAPLQALLDSEHQVIAVYTQPDRPAGRGRKLTASPVKALALQNQLPVYQPLSLKEPAAQAELAALDADIMIVVAYGLILPKAVLEMPKLGCLNIHASLLPRWRGAAPIQRAIQSGDAQTGITIMQMDIGLDTGDMLYKITTPIDHQDNAQILHDRLMGMGATAIIEALSNLPELQQNAQVQDETQVTYAEKLSKAEAQIDWHKSAQELQREVQAYNPWPVAFCQFQEQPLRIWSSRVIDSKTDKSATPGTILAIQKDGVQVQTGKGILCLMQVQPAGKKAMAAYDFAQARQLQGQQLQ is encoded by the coding sequence ATGACTCAACCTCTAAAAATCATTTTTGCCGGCACGCCCGAATTTTCTGTCGCACCGCTGCAAGCTTTGTTGGACTCTGAACATCAAGTCATTGCGGTATACACTCAGCCTGACCGTCCGGCGGGACGTGGACGCAAACTCACCGCCAGCCCAGTCAAAGCACTCGCCCTACAAAACCAGTTGCCGGTTTATCAGCCTTTAAGCCTAAAAGAGCCCGCCGCACAAGCTGAATTAGCGGCTTTGGACGCAGACATCATGATTGTCGTCGCCTACGGCTTGATTCTGCCCAAAGCGGTCTTGGAAATGCCCAAACTCGGCTGTTTGAACATCCATGCTTCTCTTCTGCCGCGTTGGCGCGGTGCTGCACCGATTCAGCGCGCGATTCAATCTGGGGATGCCCAAACCGGCATCACCATTATGCAGATGGATATCGGTTTGGATACCGGTGATATGCTCTATAAAATTACCACCCCGATTGACCATCAAGACAACGCGCAGATTTTGCATGACCGCTTAATGGGAATGGGCGCAACGGCGATTATAGAAGCCTTATCGAACTTACCCGAACTGCAACAAAACGCACAAGTACAAGACGAAACTCAAGTCACTTATGCGGAAAAACTCAGCAAAGCGGAAGCGCAAATTGATTGGCACAAATCCGCACAAGAATTACAACGTGAGGTTCAGGCTTACAACCCTTGGCCTGTCGCTTTTTGTCAATTTCAAGAACAGCCACTGCGTATTTGGAGCAGCCGTGTTATCGACAGCAAGACGGACAAAAGCGCCACTCCAGGCACGATATTAGCCATCCAAAAAGACGGTGTTCAGGTGCAAACCGGCAAAGGCATTTTGTGCCTTATGCAAGTCCAACCCGCAGGTAAAAAAGCGATGGCCGCATACGACTTTGCGCAAGCGCGCCAACTGCAAGGACAACAACTGCAATGA
- the def gene encoding peptide deformylase, with protein MEKHADLLDIVLYPDQGLRDMCKPVKMMDDRIDQLIDDMFYTMYDAPGIGLAAPQIAVQERVIVVDVSESKDQPIALINPKILQQSGRITWEEGCLSLPGVYGKVTRPSDILVEGMNRDGKIIQIEASELLAVCLQHEIDHLNGVMFTDHLSNLKRTRVLQKYRKLQAQGENE; from the coding sequence ATGGAAAAACACGCCGATTTACTGGACATTGTTCTCTACCCAGACCAAGGCTTACGTGACATGTGTAAGCCGGTAAAAATGATGGATGACCGCATCGACCAACTTATTGACGATATGTTCTACACCATGTACGACGCGCCGGGCATCGGCTTAGCCGCGCCGCAAATTGCCGTGCAAGAACGCGTCATTGTGGTCGATGTATCAGAAAGCAAAGACCAACCGATTGCCTTAATCAACCCCAAAATTCTGCAACAAAGTGGCCGTATTACTTGGGAGGAGGGCTGTCTTTCATTACCAGGTGTGTACGGCAAAGTAACCCGTCCAAGCGACATCTTAGTCGAAGGCATGAATCGCGATGGCAAAATTATTCAAATCGAAGCCAGCGAGCTGCTTGCCGTCTGCCTGCAACACGAAATCGACCACTTAAACGGGGTGATGTTTACCGACCACCTTTCCAATCTCAAGCGCACTCGCGTGTTGCAAAAATACCGTAAACTGCAGGCACAAGGCGAAAACGAATGA
- the dprA gene encoding DNA-processing protein DprA: protein MSAFLELPQLLRLHQAQPKLSQLQALLEQFGSFVDALKASDSQIQQVAGFNAWQMQQITTSFAEPLVAQALAWQADNSGFQQSWLTYWDSDYPSLLQQIDDAPPILAVRGQVALLNDPQIALVGSRNASKTGLANARDFATFLSKQGLTITSGLAAGIDAAAHQGGLQGSGKTIAVLGTGLDRVYPAENQTLARQIAAEGAMISEYPLGTRPLARNFPQRNRIISGLSVGTLVVEASLNSGSLITARTANEQGREVFAIPGSIHNPQAKGCHQLIKQGAKLVESGEDVFAELGAILQLSLSFEADSTPRLAQSQEQSLSESAQQLLQLIEFEPISLDELVVLSKMPISSLQTELTLLEIKGLIEKLSLGRWQRLR from the coding sequence ATGTCTGCGTTTTTAGAACTCCCACAACTTTTACGCCTGCACCAAGCGCAGCCGAAACTCAGCCAGCTGCAAGCCTTGCTTGAACAGTTTGGCAGTTTTGTGGATGCTTTGAAGGCCAGTGATTCGCAAATCCAACAGGTTGCGGGTTTTAACGCTTGGCAAATGCAGCAGATTACAACGAGTTTTGCAGAGCCTTTGGTTGCACAAGCGCTGGCATGGCAAGCCGACAACAGCGGTTTCCAGCAGTCTTGGTTGACTTATTGGGATAGCGATTACCCGTCGCTTTTGCAACAAATTGACGATGCGCCGCCGATTTTAGCGGTGCGAGGCCAAGTCGCTTTGTTGAATGATCCTCAGATCGCTCTGGTTGGCAGTCGTAATGCCTCGAAAACCGGATTGGCGAATGCGCGAGATTTTGCGACATTTCTCTCTAAGCAGGGGTTGACGATTACTTCAGGGTTGGCGGCCGGTATTGATGCGGCAGCGCATCAAGGCGGTTTGCAAGGCAGCGGCAAAACGATTGCGGTATTGGGCACTGGGCTGGATCGGGTTTATCCAGCGGAAAACCAAACCTTGGCGCGGCAAATTGCGGCGGAAGGGGCGATGATTTCGGAATATCCATTGGGCACGCGCCCTTTGGCGCGTAACTTTCCGCAGCGCAATCGGATTATCAGCGGTTTGAGTGTTGGCACCTTAGTGGTTGAAGCCAGTTTAAACAGTGGTTCGTTGATTACAGCGCGTACCGCCAATGAACAAGGGCGTGAGGTGTTCGCTATTCCGGGTTCGATTCATAATCCGCAAGCCAAAGGGTGTCATCAATTGATAAAGCAAGGCGCTAAGTTAGTTGAATCCGGCGAGGATGTGTTTGCCGAATTGGGTGCAATTTTACAATTATCACTCTCTTTTGAGGCGGATTCAACGCCTCGATTGGCACAGTCGCAAGAGCAGAGCCTGAGTGAATCGGCGCAACAACTGTTGCAGTTGATTGAATTTGAACCGATTTCGTTGGATGAATTGGTGGTATTGAGCAAAATGCCGATTTCATCGTTGCAGACCGAATTAACCCTATTGGAAATCAAAGGACTGATTGAAAAACTTTCCCTTGGGCGTTGGCAGCGTTTGCGTTGA
- the topA gene encoding type I DNA topoisomerase has product MTNLVIVESPAKAKTIEKYLGKDFVVRSSYGHIRDIQKKGMGIDLANRFEPNYEISVDKKKNVAELRKLTKEADAVWLATDEDREGEAIAWHLAEALNLDVKHTKRIVFHEITKPAIQHAVANPRLVDMDLVNAQQARRILDRIVGFELSPILWKKIRTGLSAGRVQSVAVRLIVERELEIEAFEASYSFKVQGQLDLLDETGAVCGNIDVKRNASFDTEEQAQVFLMALGKAQLSVQSLEEKPAKRTPKAPFTTSTLQQEAASKLGFSVKQTMMIAQRLYESGKITYMRTDSVNLSETAIAQAKDVVSANYGQNYSHSRRYKTKNADAQEAHEAIRPTDFNVDAVDGERNEQRLYQLIWRRAIASQMADALLQRTTVEIAISNLVEDKLIAKGEVITFDGFLKVYDFGNKEDEGILPPMRVGQALALGELAARQSFARPPARYNEASLVRTLEEMGIGRPSTYAPTIDTVQQRGYVVKEDREGTPREYRQLTLNAAGMDAQTLTEVAGSEKNKLFPTDIARVVTNFLTKHFGDVLDYQFTAKVEDKFDVIAKGKLHWQDMLAEFYSQFHPKVESAEDVSREEAGQARLLGNDPKSGQPMYVKIGRFGPYVQLGDGENEEKPQFASLMPGQKMDLLKLEDALELFKLPRHVGDMPESYSATAVDGSQFSVEAGQALIAKQGPFGPYLEYGVKQYAPIKGYDPLSITLEEAVLLVEAKIQAEAEKIVKTFAENGDVKILKGRWGPYITDLTTKKNAKIAKDEDAQQLTLEECIKRLDEAPEPKRRGGRAKASAAKAPVKKAVAATKKAPAKKAVAKKSPAKKAPAKKAPAKKAPAKKAAAKKAAAKKTTEA; this is encoded by the coding sequence ATGACAAACTTGGTGATTGTGGAGTCGCCGGCCAAGGCTAAAACCATTGAAAAGTATTTGGGCAAAGACTTTGTTGTGCGCTCAAGCTACGGCCATATCCGAGATATTCAAAAGAAAGGCATGGGCATTGATTTGGCGAATCGTTTTGAGCCAAATTATGAAATCTCGGTCGATAAAAAGAAAAATGTTGCCGAGTTACGCAAGCTAACCAAAGAGGCTGATGCGGTCTGGTTGGCAACGGATGAGGACCGCGAGGGGGAGGCCATTGCTTGGCATCTTGCGGAAGCATTAAATCTGGATGTTAAGCACACCAAGCGTATTGTGTTTCATGAAATCACAAAACCGGCTATTCAACATGCGGTGGCAAATCCGCGTCTGGTCGATATGGATTTGGTGAACGCACAGCAGGCGCGGCGTATTCTCGATCGTATTGTGGGTTTTGAGCTGTCGCCGATTTTATGGAAAAAAATCCGCACGGGCTTGTCTGCTGGACGAGTTCAATCTGTGGCGGTACGTTTGATTGTTGAGCGCGAGTTAGAAATCGAAGCTTTTGAAGCCAGTTACAGTTTTAAAGTTCAAGGGCAATTGGACTTGCTGGATGAAACTGGCGCGGTATGTGGCAACATTGATGTAAAACGCAACGCCAGTTTTGATACTGAAGAACAAGCGCAAGTGTTTTTGATGGCGCTAGGCAAAGCGCAATTGAGTGTTCAGTCACTGGAAGAGAAACCCGCAAAACGTACCCCTAAAGCGCCGTTCACAACCTCGACTTTACAGCAGGAAGCCGCGTCAAAACTGGGCTTCTCGGTAAAGCAGACGATGATGATTGCGCAGCGTTTGTATGAGTCGGGAAAAATCACTTACATGCGTACCGATTCGGTCAATTTGTCGGAAACGGCGATTGCACAAGCCAAAGACGTGGTCAGCGCAAACTATGGTCAAAACTACAGTCATAGTCGCCGCTACAAGACGAAAAATGCCGATGCGCAAGAGGCGCATGAAGCGATTCGTCCAACCGACTTTAATGTTGATGCCGTTGATGGCGAACGTAATGAACAGCGTCTTTATCAGTTGATTTGGCGTCGGGCCATTGCTTCGCAGATGGCGGATGCATTATTGCAACGTACTACGGTGGAAATTGCGATTAGCAATTTGGTCGAGGATAAGTTGATTGCCAAAGGTGAGGTGATTACCTTTGATGGCTTTTTGAAAGTTTACGATTTTGGCAATAAAGAAGACGAGGGCATTTTACCTCCGATGCGCGTCGGACAGGCATTGGCACTCGGCGAACTGGCTGCACGTCAAAGTTTTGCCCGTCCGCCGGCACGTTATAACGAAGCCAGTTTGGTACGAACGCTTGAAGAGATGGGGATTGGTCGCCCATCTACCTATGCGCCCACCATTGATACCGTGCAGCAGCGTGGTTATGTGGTTAAAGAGGATCGCGAAGGTACACCGCGAGAATATCGCCAGTTAACTCTTAATGCTGCCGGTATGGATGCGCAAACCTTAACGGAAGTGGCCGGTTCAGAAAAGAATAAACTGTTTCCAACCGATATTGCACGTGTCGTCACCAATTTTTTAACCAAGCATTTCGGCGATGTTCTGGATTATCAATTTACCGCTAAGGTGGAAGATAAATTTGACGTAATTGCCAAAGGTAAATTGCATTGGCAGGATATGTTGGCGGAGTTTTATAGCCAATTTCATCCGAAAGTTGAATCGGCGGAAGATGTTTCGCGAGAAGAGGCTGGACAAGCGCGCTTATTGGGCAATGATCCAAAAAGCGGCCAGCCGATGTACGTCAAAATTGGTCGTTTTGGGCCTTATGTGCAGTTGGGCGACGGCGAAAACGAAGAGAAGCCGCAATTTGCCAGTTTAATGCCTGGGCAGAAGATGGATTTACTCAAACTGGAAGACGCTTTAGAGTTGTTTAAGTTGCCGCGTCATGTCGGTGATATGCCTGAATCTTACAGTGCTACGGCGGTGGATGGTTCGCAGTTTTCGGTTGAAGCAGGCCAGGCGTTGATTGCTAAGCAAGGGCCGTTTGGTCCTTATTTGGAGTATGGCGTAAAGCAATATGCACCGATTAAAGGCTATGATCCGTTAAGTATTACGCTCGAAGAAGCGGTCTTACTGGTGGAGGCTAAGATTCAGGCTGAGGCAGAAAAAATCGTAAAAACTTTTGCAGAAAATGGCGATGTTAAAATTCTTAAAGGGCGTTGGGGACCGTATATTACGGATTTAACCACTAAGAAAAACGCCAAAATTGCTAAGGATGAAGATGCGCAGCAATTAACCTTGGAAGAGTGTATTAAGCGCTTGGATGAGGCGCCAGAGCCAAAACGTCGCGGTGGGCGAGCAAAAGCAAGTGCTGCAAAAGCGCCGGTTAAAAAAGCAGTGGCCGCTACAAAAAAGGCACCTGCAAAGAAAGCGGTAGCTAAGAAGTCCCCTGCTAAAAAAGCACCCGCCAAAAAAGCACCCGCCAAAAAAGCACCCGCTAAAAAAGCGGCGGCTAAAAAAGCGGCGGCTAAAAAAACCACTGAGGCGTAA
- the argS gene encoding arginine--tRNA ligase, with amino-acid sequence MKQQLAQILTDVVQQLKDQGVIPEDVAPRIHVENTRDKAHGDFASNLAMMLTKQAGMPPRDLAQKIIELLQDNPIIDKVEIAGPGFINFFVNDFAKFDVVAKVFAQGEDFGRCNVGQGKSVLVEFVSANPTGPLHVGHGRGAAYGASVANLLDAAGFVVSREYYVNDAGRQMDILATSVWLRYLAQCGEEIVFPSNGYKGDYIFEIADALRSQFSEILQKPAFEVFAGIIPDEGQENGDKEKHIDALIEKAKHLLGSQYFAVLQLAINAILADIKDDLEGFQVRFDNWFSERSLMDTGVIDAALEKLQKAGKIYEKDGALWFRSTDYGDEKDRVVVRDNGLKTYFASDIAYHFNKLERGFDVLIDIWGSDHHGYIPRVRAAMDAMGTNPEQLEVLLVQFAVLYRGAEKVQMSTRSGQFVTLRELRDEVGVDAARFFYVQRKSEQHMDFDLDLAKSQSNDNPVYYIQYAHARICRVLEQVIEKGYTLDLQQGMSHLSLLTAEHETALAIELAKYPEIIARAAVVYEPHQIAYYLKDLANALHSYYNASQFIVEDEPLRQARLTLISAVKQVLKNGLALLDVSAPQSM; translated from the coding sequence ATGAAGCAACAACTTGCGCAAATTTTGACCGATGTGGTGCAACAACTTAAAGATCAAGGTGTGATTCCGGAAGATGTCGCGCCGCGCATCCATGTTGAGAACACTCGCGATAAAGCGCATGGTGATTTTGCGAGTAATTTAGCGATGATGTTGACTAAGCAAGCTGGGATGCCGCCGCGTGATTTGGCACAGAAAATCATCGAACTGTTGCAAGATAATCCGATTATCGACAAGGTAGAAATCGCTGGTCCTGGCTTTATTAACTTTTTTGTTAATGATTTCGCTAAGTTTGATGTGGTTGCAAAGGTATTTGCGCAAGGCGAAGATTTTGGTCGTTGTAATGTGGGTCAAGGCAAGTCTGTTTTGGTTGAGTTTGTATCGGCTAATCCAACCGGCCCATTGCACGTTGGGCATGGTCGTGGTGCAGCTTATGGTGCGAGTGTCGCGAATTTGTTGGATGCCGCAGGCTTTGTGGTGAGTCGTGAATATTACGTCAACGATGCTGGGCGGCAAATGGATATTTTGGCGACTTCGGTTTGGTTGCGTTATTTGGCGCAGTGCGGCGAGGAGATTGTTTTCCCAAGCAACGGTTATAAAGGCGATTATATTTTTGAGATTGCTGATGCACTGCGTTCGCAATTTTCTGAAATTTTGCAAAAACCCGCGTTTGAAGTGTTTGCAGGAATCATTCCGGATGAAGGGCAAGAAAACGGCGACAAAGAAAAGCATATTGATGCGTTGATTGAGAAAGCCAAACATTTGTTGGGCAGCCAATATTTTGCGGTATTGCAGCTTGCGATTAATGCCATTTTGGCGGACATTAAAGATGATTTGGAAGGTTTTCAAGTACGCTTTGATAATTGGTTTTCAGAGCGCTCGTTAATGGATACTGGTGTGATTGATGCGGCCTTAGAGAAATTGCAGAAGGCCGGCAAAATTTATGAAAAAGACGGTGCTTTATGGTTCCGTTCGACCGATTATGGCGATGAAAAAGATCGCGTTGTCGTGCGCGATAACGGCTTGAAAACCTATTTTGCTTCTGATATTGCTTACCACTTTAATAAGCTGGAACGCGGTTTCGATGTGTTGATTGATATTTGGGGTTCTGATCACCACGGGTATATTCCACGCGTACGCGCAGCCATGGATGCTATGGGAACCAATCCTGAACAGTTAGAAGTGTTGTTGGTGCAATTTGCGGTTTTGTATCGCGGTGCTGAAAAAGTCCAGATGTCAACGCGCAGTGGTCAGTTTGTGACTTTGCGTGAATTGCGTGATGAAGTCGGTGTGGATGCGGCGCGGTTCTTTTACGTGCAGCGTAAATCTGAGCAGCATATGGATTTTGATTTGGATTTGGCGAAGTCGCAATCCAATGATAATCCAGTGTATTACATTCAATATGCGCACGCGCGTATCTGTCGGGTGTTAGAACAAGTAATCGAAAAAGGGTATACGCTCGATCTTCAGCAGGGGATGAGTCATTTGTCATTGCTGACCGCTGAACATGAAACCGCGTTGGCGATTGAGTTGGCCAAATATCCAGAAATTATTGCCCGTGCTGCGGTGGTGTATGAGCCACATCAGATTGCCTATTATTTAAAGGATTTGGCAAATGCATTGCACTCGTACTATAACGCTAGTCAGTTTATTGTGGAAGATGAGCCGTTACGACAAGCGCGTCTAACCCTAATCAGCGCGGTTAAGCAGGTGCTGAAGAATGGTTTAGCATTGTTGGATGTTTCTGCACCGCAATCTATGTGA
- a CDS encoding SPOR domain-containing protein — MARDYRPRQEKMLDSHSARQTRHDKRSGRRSLWLSMLLVLALFFLGFWVVTHFASFGIKSSEKAALTQAQNAAASAEFLLPDGPIETHQEFKAESQVSSASLPRDKEPLDWLREPTQPSSSVSSLAKETVDEESNAGIFVDALPMPEAAKLYADPEITFYGTMNDFEVIPDDTTPISVALDTPKYLLAGAFFSKEAAQRALNQLSLKGQKLFMRETWSKSRNRAVYVLYTAPYTNRLELNARKNELRVLNAGVMEKDYQSEATKQTP, encoded by the coding sequence ATGGCTCGCGATTATCGACCACGACAAGAAAAAATGCTCGACTCCCATTCTGCGCGGCAAACTCGGCATGATAAGCGTAGTGGTCGTCGTAGTTTGTGGCTGTCGATGCTATTAGTGCTGGCACTGTTTTTCTTAGGTTTTTGGGTGGTTACGCATTTTGCGAGTTTTGGCATTAAATCGAGCGAAAAAGCAGCTTTAACCCAGGCCCAAAATGCGGCGGCCTCAGCTGAGTTTCTCCTGCCGGACGGGCCGATAGAAACACATCAAGAGTTTAAAGCCGAGAGTCAGGTTAGTAGTGCTTCCTTGCCTAGAGATAAGGAGCCATTAGATTGGTTGCGCGAACCGACTCAGCCATCCTCGTCGGTGTCTTCGCTTGCGAAAGAAACGGTGGATGAGGAGTCGAATGCCGGTATCTTTGTTGATGCTCTTCCGATGCCTGAAGCGGCGAAGTTGTATGCGGATCCGGAAATAACTTTTTACGGCACAATGAATGACTTTGAGGTGATACCGGATGATACCACGCCGATTTCGGTTGCTTTAGACACGCCGAAATACCTTTTAGCGGGTGCTTTCTTTTCGAAAGAAGCCGCGCAACGGGCTTTAAATCAATTAAGTCTGAAAGGCCAGAAGCTGTTTATGCGTGAGACGTGGAGTAAGAGCCGTAATCGCGCGGTTTATGTGTTATATACCGCGCCTTATACCAATCGGCTTGAGCTGAATGCCCGTAAAAATGAACTACGTGTTTTGAATGCTGGCGTTATGGAAAAAGATTATCAGTCTGAGGCTACAAAGCAAACGCCTTAA
- a CDS encoding GGDEF domain-containing protein — MYRIQDSPKVALRLFQYIKAAFEEQDINPIPLNYYLWYQYYKGDNPQFRQEMDAILKDEMGYSDRIGRRLYNDYFAVDTTTSEFDKALRRLINLMVKKIHVWNEKLDTHSHELEDSTARLKEQNLNIDDVRQITSNVLNTANSMQQTNIEFQQAMLENSQEIQKLRQQLLAVQTESLQDELTEVGNRKALNMAMEQALEEAKEYGTKFCLVITDIDHFKKFNDTYGHLIGDSVLRYFAKVIKRNQGSNEQIFRYGGEEFVLILKNTTLQEAYQRAEDLRNQVSSAHLKLKNSNQEIKMITASFGIAELQPEQDNQDSIFARADKALYQAKREGRNRVITEQDE, encoded by the coding sequence ATGTACCGCATCCAAGACAGTCCAAAGGTTGCTCTACGTCTTTTTCAATACATAAAAGCCGCATTTGAAGAACAGGACATTAATCCGATTCCGCTCAATTATTACCTTTGGTATCAATACTATAAAGGCGATAACCCGCAATTCCGACAAGAGATGGACGCCATCTTAAAAGATGAAATGGGCTACAGCGACCGGATTGGACGCCGTCTTTATAACGACTATTTTGCCGTCGATACGACCACTTCTGAATTTGACAAGGCGCTCCGCCGACTAATCAATTTGATGGTCAAAAAAATCCATGTTTGGAACGAAAAACTCGATACCCATTCCCACGAGCTGGAAGACTCTACCGCGCGTCTGAAAGAGCAAAATTTAAATATTGATGATGTACGCCAAATCACCAGTAATGTGCTGAATACAGCCAACTCTATGCAACAGACCAATATCGAATTTCAACAAGCGATGTTGGAAAACTCCCAAGAAATACAGAAACTCAGACAACAACTTCTGGCCGTTCAAACCGAATCGTTACAAGATGAATTAACCGAAGTGGGGAATCGTAAAGCCCTCAATATGGCGATGGAACAGGCACTCGAAGAAGCCAAAGAGTATGGAACAAAATTCTGTTTGGTCATCACCGACATCGACCATTTCAAGAAATTCAACGACACCTACGGTCATCTTATCGGTGACAGTGTATTGCGTTATTTTGCAAAGGTCATCAAACGTAACCAAGGCTCAAATGAGCAAATTTTTCGTTACGGCGGTGAAGAATTTGTCTTAATTCTTAAAAACACAACACTGCAAGAAGCCTACCAGCGCGCAGAAGATTTACGCAACCAAGTCTCCAGTGCGCATCTAAAGCTAAAAAATTCTAATCAAGAAATTAAAATGATTACTGCCTCATTTGGTATCGCCGAACTGCAACCTGAACAAGACAATCAAGACAGCATATTTGCCCGTGCCGACAAAGCGTTATACCAAGCTAAACGAGAAGGACGCAACCGCGTTATAACCGAACAGGACGAATAA
- a CDS encoding accessory factor UbiK family protein: MFNPAFIEEAAKKLAEVIPPGFAELPEEGKKQLQLNLQRALERLEMVSREEFEVQKAVLAKTRAKLEALEARVNELERQVDL; the protein is encoded by the coding sequence ATGTTTAATCCTGCATTTATCGAAGAAGCGGCCAAAAAACTCGCTGAAGTTATTCCACCGGGGTTTGCTGAGTTACCCGAAGAAGGTAAGAAGCAGTTGCAACTTAATTTGCAGCGCGCGTTGGAGCGCTTAGAAATGGTTTCGCGTGAAGAGTTTGAGGTTCAAAAAGCGGTGTTGGCCAAAACCCGTGCCAAACTTGAAGCTTTAGAGGCGCGTGTCAATGAACTTGAACGCCAAGTAGACCTTTAA